The following is a genomic window from Crossiella equi.
CACGCGCTTGAGCCAGCGGTCGGTGCCGTCGAAGCGGGCCTTGAACAGGTTGCGGCCGTGCACGCTGCGGTAGTTGTCCACGAAGCACACGTCGCCGGGCCCGAGCGTGGCCTCGCGCAGGTTGCGGTCGATCTCGGCGGACAGGGCGGCCAGGGCCTCGCGCGCCCCGGCGTCCATGCGGTCGTGGTCCATGAAGTACGGGTCCAGGCACAGGTACGGCATGTCCGGGGCCCCGAAGAGCACCGGCACCGGCTTCGGGTCGGCGTACATGCCCAGGATGCGGGTCCGGGCCGCGGCCATCAGGGCCTCCGCGCCGGGCAGGCGCGCCGCGCCCGCGGTGGCGCCCTCCAGGTGGGAGTTGTCCGGGCGGAGGTAGAAGCGGGGCTGGGCCAGGACCTCGCGCAGGTCCTCGGACAGCTCCAGGTCGGCGGCGTCGGCGTAGGTGGTGGCCACCTTGTCGGGGTTGCGCAGGCACAGCAGGCCCACGTAGTCCCCCCGGTACGGGTGGAAGGCGTCCTCGGTGTGCCAGTAGATGGTCTGCTCGCTGCCGGTGCCGATCTGCTCATTCTCGTGCCCGGCGATGGGCAGCAGGTCGTGCACGAAGTAGCCGTCCTGCTGGGTGGCCCAGCCGATGGGCTCGCCCAGCAGGGAGCCGCACAGCAGGATGAAGCACTCCTCGCGCAGCGCCGGGGACCGGCCCGCGCGGTCGCGCCAGTGCCCGGGGGTGGGGCCGACGGCCCGGTCGTCGACCGGGAGGCCGGAGAGCACGCACACGCCCGCGGGCTCACCCAGGCGGAAGGTGGTGAAGAAGCGGCGCACACCCCGGGGCAGCTCGTGGGCGTAGAGGGGCAGCTCGCGTTGCAGCGCCGGGTCCTCGACGGTGTCGAAGCGGGCGGTCATCTCCGCGAGCACGGCGTTGACCTGGGCGACCTCGTTGTCGGCCAGCGAGTACTGGTACATGCGTTCACTCCCCAGTGAGGTGGTCAGTTCGGTAGCGCGGCGGACAGGCGGGCCAGGCCGGTCTCCAGCTCCGCGGTGGGGCCGCCGTAGCCGAGGCGGATGTGGCCGGGCTGCCCGAACGCGGTGCCGGGCACCACGAGCACGCCGTGCTCGCGCACGAGCCCTTCGGCGAAGTCCTCGATGTCGGGCACCGTGGTCAGCCTCGGGTAGGCGGTGACGCCGCCACCGGGCCGGTCGTAGTCCACAGTGGACTGACCGGCGGCCCAGGCGGTGACGAGGTCCCGGTTGCGGCGGGCCTGGGCGAGCCGGGGCGCGAGCAGCGCGTCGGCCTGGTCCACGGCGTGCCGGGCGACGGCCTCCACGAGCGGGGACAGCGCGAGGCTGAGGTAGTCGCGGCGGCGCACGCAGGCGTCCAGGACCTCGGGTGCGGCCAGGCACCAGCCGACCCGGATGCCGGGCAGCCCGAAGGCCTTGGACAGCGTGCCGAAGGAGATCGCCCGCTCCCAGGTCAGCGCGGGGTCGGGCAGCGGGGGCTGGTCGTAGGTGAGCTCGGCGAAGGCGGCGTCCCAGAACAGGTACGCGCCGACGGCCTCGCACGCGGCGACGAGCGCGGCCAGGTCCGCCGCGGTGATGGTGGCCCCGGTCGGGTTGTGCGGGAAGTTGGCCACCACCGCCCGGGTGTCCGGACCGATCAGCGCCAGCAGTTCGTCCACATTGGACACGAACCCGTCCCGCTGGCGCAGCCGCCACACCACGGGCGTGAACCCGATGCTGTCGGCGAGCAGCGAGGGCGAGTGGTAGCCGGGGCTGGGCACGACGACCTGGTCGCCGGGGCCGAGCAGGGCGTGCGCGACGAGGTAGAGGGCCTCGCTGGAGCCCTGGGTGGCCATCACCTTGGCCACCTCTCCCCCGGCGAACCGGCGGGCCAGGGACTCGCGCAGCTCGGGGCCGCCCAGGGAGTGGCTGTCCCGGAACACGAGCTCCCGCAACGAGGTCACGTCCGCTCCGGCCAGGTCGAGCACCTGGCCGAGGGTGTAGTTCTCCACCCCGCTGCTGCTGATGTCGACCGAGGCGGTGAAGTACCGCTCGCGCAGCCAGTCCTCCAGGGGCGCGGCCGGGATCACCGGGTCACCCCGTGGCGCATCCAGACGTTGGGCTCGGCGTAGGTGCCGAAGCCGTCGGCGGCCAGCTCGACCGGGACCAGGCCGCCGGGGAAGAGGTAGGA
Proteins encoded in this region:
- the gntD gene encoding guanitoxin biosynthesis L-enduracididine beta-hydroxylase GntD, which produces MYQYSLADNEVAQVNAVLAEMTARFDTVEDPALQRELPLYAHELPRGVRRFFTTFRLGEPAGVCVLSGLPVDDRAVGPTPGHWRDRAGRSPALREECFILLCGSLLGEPIGWATQQDGYFVHDLLPIAGHENEQIGTGSEQTIYWHTEDAFHPYRGDYVGLLCLRNPDKVATTYADAADLELSEDLREVLAQPRFYLRPDNSHLEGATAGAARLPGAEALMAAARTRILGMYADPKPVPVLFGAPDMPYLCLDPYFMDHDRMDAGAREALAALSAEIDRNLREATLGPGDVCFVDNYRSVHGRNLFKARFDGTDRWLKRVNVARDLRPSRDARATPESRILF
- the vioD gene encoding capreomycidine synthase; protein product: MIPAAPLEDWLRERYFTASVDISSSGVENYTLGQVLDLAGADVTSLRELVFRDSHSLGGPELRESLARRFAGGEVAKVMATQGSSEALYLVAHALLGPGDQVVVPSPGYHSPSLLADSIGFTPVVWRLRQRDGFVSNVDELLALIGPDTRAVVANFPHNPTGATITAADLAALVAACEAVGAYLFWDAAFAELTYDQPPLPDPALTWERAISFGTLSKAFGLPGIRVGWCLAAPEVLDACVRRRDYLSLALSPLVEAVARHAVDQADALLAPRLAQARRNRDLVTAWAAGQSTVDYDRPGGGVTAYPRLTTVPDIEDFAEGLVREHGVLVVPGTAFGQPGHIRLGYGGPTAELETGLARLSAALPN